Proteins encoded by one window of Arabidopsis thaliana chromosome 2, partial sequence:
- the GLR2.2 gene encoding glutamate receptor 2.2 (glutamate receptor 2.2 (GLR2.2); FUNCTIONS IN: intracellular ligand-gated ion channel activity; INVOLVED IN: cellular calcium ion homeostasis, response to light stimulus; LOCATED IN: endomembrane system, membrane; CONTAINS InterPro DOMAIN/s: Extracellular solute-binding protein, family 3 (InterPro:IPR001638), Ionotropic glutamate receptor (InterPro:IPR001320), Extracellular ligand-binding receptor (InterPro:IPR001828), Glutamate receptor-related (InterPro:IPR015683), Ionotropic glutamate-like receptor, plant (InterPro:IPR017103); BEST Arabidopsis thaliana protein match is: glutamate receptor 2.3 (TAIR:AT2G24710.1); Has 5780 Blast hits to 5641 proteins in 724 species: Archae - 68; Bacteria - 1382; Metazoa - 3425; Fungi - 0; Plants - 653; Viruses - 0; Other Eukaryotes - 252 (source: NCBI BLink).) has protein sequence MKNSKLFFRFLFLFFFFCLESSRGQDNGKTQVNIGVVSDVGTSYPDVAMLCINMSLADFYSSRPQFQTRLVVNVGDSKNDVVGAATAAIDLIKNKQVKAILGPWTSMQAHFLIEIGQKSRVPVVSYSATSPSLTSLRSPYFFRATYEDSSQVHAIKAIIKLFGWREVVPVYIDNTFGEGIMPRLTDSLQDINVRIPYRSVIPLNATDQDISVELLKMMNMPTRVFIVHMSSSLASTVFIKAKELGLMKPGYVWILTNGVMDGLRSINETGIEAMEGVLGIKTYIPKSKDLETFRSRWKRRFPQMELNVYGLWAYDATTALAMAIEDAGINNMTFSNVDTGKNVSELDGLGLSQFGPKLLQTVSTVQFKGLAGDFHFVSGQLQPSVFEIVNMIGTGERSIGFWTEGNGLVKKLDQEPRSIGTLSTWPDHLKHIIWPGEAVSVPKGWEIPTNGKKLRIGVPKRIGFTDLVKVTRDPITNSTVVKGFCIDFFEAVIQAMPYDVSYEFFPFEKPNGEPAGNHNDLVHQVYLGQFDAVVGDTTILANRSSFVDFTLPFMKSGVGLIVPLKDEVKRDKFSFLKPLSIELWLTTLVFFFLVGISVWTLEHRVNSDFRGPANYQASTIFWFAFSTMVFAPRERVLSFGARSLVVTWYFVLLVLTQSYTASLASLLTSQQLNPTITSMSSLLHRGETVGYQRTSFILGKLNETGFPQSSLVPFDTAEECDELLKKGPKNGGVAAAFLGTPYVRLFLGQYCNTYKMVEEPFNVDGFGFVFPIGSPLVADVSRAILKVAESPKAVELEHAWFKKKEQSCPDPVTNPDSNPTVTAIQLGVGSFWFLFLVVFVVCVLALGKFTFCFLWKTKGKDLWKEFLKRDTDSYINDIEKCLCSQEMPENSNKATNQTNYGMELRVRNIVQVNQTDPDCL, from the exons atgaaaaattcaaagcttttcttccgcttcttgttcttgttcttcttcttctgtttggaAAGCAGCAGAGGACAGGACAACGGCAAAACCCAAGTCAACATCGGTGTTGTATCAGATGTCGGTACTTCATACCCGGATGTTGCCATGCTCTGCATCAATATGTCTCTTGCCGATTTCTACTCTTCTCGTCCCCAGTTTCAGACAAGGCTTGTCGTCAACGTTGGTGACTCCAAAAATGACGTTGTAGGTGCCGCAACTGCAG CTATTGATCTGATAAAGAACAAGCAAGTGAAAGCTATTTTGGGGCCATGGACATCTATGCAAGCTCATTTCTTGATCGAGATTGGCCAAAAATCTCGGGTTCCTGTTGTTTCCTATTCTGCAACAAGCCCATCTCTTACTTCTCTCCGCAGTCCATACTTCTTCCGAGCTACATATGAGGACTCCTCTCAAGTGCATGCTATAAAAGCTATTATCAAGTTGTTTGGGTGGAGAGAAGTTGTGCCAGTTTACATCGACAACACTTTTGGAGAAGGTATAATGCCTCGTCTCACTGATTCATTACAAGATATTAATGTTCGGATACCTTATAGATCCGTTATCCCTCTCAATGCCACGGATCAAGATATCTCTGTGGAGCTTCTTAAGATGATGAACATGCCCACAAGAGTGTTCATTGTCCACATGTCCTCTTCTCTAGCCTCAACAGTCTTCATTAAAGCAAAGGAGCTTGGTTTGATGAAACCAGGATATGTCTGGATCCTTACAAATGGAGTTATGGATGGCTTACGGTCGATAAATGAGACGGGTATTGAGGCTATGGAGGGGGTATTGGGTATTAAAACTTATAttccaaaatccaaagatCTAGAAACGTTTAGATCACGTTGGAAGAGGAGATTCCCACAGATGGAGCTGAATGTCTATGGATTGTGGGCTTATGATGCGACCACTGCACTGGCCATGGCCATTGAAGATGCGGGAATAAATAACATGACTTTCAGTAATGTGGATACGGGGAAGAATGTTTCTGAACTTGATGGTCTTGGTTTATCACAATTTGGTCCAAAGCTTCTCCAGACGGTCTCAACAGTTCAGTTCAAAGGTCTTGCAGGAGACTTCCATTTTGTCAGCGGGCAACTGCAACCATCGGTGTTTGAGATTGTCAATATGATTGGAACCGGAGAAAGGTCAATAGGATTTTGGACGGAAGGAAATGGTCTTGTGAAGAAACTTGACCAAGAACCTCGAAGCATAGGTACTTTATCCACTTGGCCAGATCATCTTAAACATATAATATGGCCTGGAGAGGCCGTTTCTGTTCCGAAAGGATGGGAGATCCCGACTAATGGGAAGAAGTTGCGCATTGGAGTTCCCAAGAGAATCGGTTTCACTGATCTCGTGAAGGTCACAAGGGATCCTATCACCAATTCAACGGTAGTCAAAGGTTTTTGCATAGATTTTTTTGAGGCTGTGATTCAAGCAATGCCTTATGACGTCTCTTATGAGTTCTTTCCTTTTGAAAAACCCAACGGTGAACCAGCCGGTAATCACAACGACTTGGTCCACCAAGTGTACCTCGGG CAATTTGATGCCGTGGTCGGAGATACAACCATACTGGCGAACAGGTCCTCTTTTGTTGACTTTACACTCCCATTCATGAAATCAGGTGTGGGATTGATCGTCCCATTGAAAGATGAAGTGAAAAGAGACAAATTCAGCTTCTTGAAACCTTTGTCAATCGAACTATGGTTGACAACCttagtctttttcttcctAGTTGGAATTAGTGTATGGACTCTTGAACATAGGGTCAATTCGGACTTCCGTGGACCAGCTAATTACCAAGCTAGTACCATCTTCTGGTTTGCCTTCTCTACCATGGTTTTTGCTCCAA GAGAAAGAGTGCTTAGCTTCGGGGCAAGGTCCCTTGTTGTCACATGGTACTTCGTCCTTCTCGTGTTAACTCAGAGTTACACAGCCAGTTTGGCGTCGCTTTTGACATCACAACAACTAAATCCAACCATAACCAGCATGAGTAGCTTGCTTCATAGAGGAGAAACAGTGGGTTATCAGAGAACATCCTTCATCCTTGGAAAGCTTAACGAAACAGGTTTCCCACAATCTAGCCTTGTGCCCTTTGATACCGCAGAAGAATGCGATGAGCTTCTGAAAAAAGGACCAAAAAATGGTGGTGTGGCTGCAGCTTTCTTGGGAACACCTTACGTGAGACTCTTTCTTGGACAATATTGCAACACTTATAAAATGGTTGAAGAACCCTTCAATGTTGATGGATTCGGCTTTGTGTTTCCAATCGGATCACCTCTGGTGGCCGATGTTTCAAGGGCCATCTTAAAAGTAGCAGAGTCTCCAAAGGCAGTGGAGCTCGAGCACGCTTggttcaagaagaaagaacaaagttGTCCTGATCCAGTTACCAATCCAGATTCAAATCCAACTGTTACCGCTATACAGCTCGGCGTAGGCagtttctggtttttgtttcttgttgtgtttgttgtcTGCGTTCTAGCACTCGGAAAATTCACATTCTGTTTCCTATGGAAGACAAAAGGGAAAGATTTGTGGAAAGAGTTTCTAAAACGAGACACCGACTCGTACATCAACGACATAGAGAAATGCTTGTGTTCTCAAGAGATGCCTGAAAACAGCAATAAAGCAACAAACCAGACAAACTACGGTATGGAGTTAAGAGTTAGGAATATCGTGCAAGTAAACCAAACAGACCCAGACtgtctttaa
- the SDG21 gene encoding SET domain group 21 (SET domain group 21 (SDG21); FUNCTIONS IN: histone methyltransferase activity; INVOLVED IN: regulation of gene expression, epigenetic; LOCATED IN: nucleus; CONTAINS InterPro DOMAIN/s: SET domain (InterPro:IPR001214), AT hook, DNA-binding motif (InterPro:IPR017956), SRA-YDG (InterPro:IPR003105), Pre-SET zinc-binding sub-group (InterPro:IPR003606), Pre-SET domain (InterPro:IPR007728), Post-SET domain (InterPro:IPR003616); BEST Arabidopsis thaliana protein match is: SU(VAR)3-9 homolog 7 (TAIR:AT1G17770.1); Has 4288 Blast hits to 4094 proteins in 395 species: Archae - 0; Bacteria - 274; Metazoa - 2162; Fungi - 458; Plants - 1048; Viruses - 4; Other Eukaryotes - 342 (source: NCBI BLink).), with translation MVSTPPTLLMLFDDGDAGPSTGLVHREKSDAVNEEAHATSVPPHAPPQTLWLLDNFNIEDSYDRDAGPSTGPVHRERSDAVNEEAHATSIPPHAPPQTLWLLDNFNIEDSYDRDAGPSTSPIDREASHEVNEDAHATSAPPHVMVSPLQNRRPFDQFNNQPYDASAGPSTGPGKRGRGRPKGSKNGSRKPKKPKAYDNNSTDASAGPSSGLGKRRCGRPKGLKNRSRKPKKPKADDPNSKMVISCPDFDSRITEAERESGNQEIVDSILMRFDAVRRRLCQLNYRKDKILTASTNCMNLGVRTNMTRRIGPIPGVQVGDIFYYWCEMCLVGLHRNTAGGIDSLLAKESGVDGPAATSVVTSGKYDNETEDLETLIYSGHGGKPCDQVLQRGNRALEASVRRRNEVRVIRGELYNNEKVYIYDGLYLVSDCWQVTGKSGFKEYRFKLLRKPGQPPGYAIWKLVENLRNHELIDPRQGFILGDLSFGEEGLRVPLVNEVDEEDKTIPDDFDYIRSQCYSGMTNDVNVDSQSLVQSYIHQNCTCILKNCGQLPYHDNILVCRKPLIYECGGSCPTRMVETGLKLHLEVFKTSNCGWGLRSWDPIRAGTFICEFTGVSKTKEEVEEDDDYLFDTSRIYHSFRWNYEPELLCEDACEQVSEDANLPTQVLISAKEKGNVGRFMNHNCWPNVFWQPIEYDDNNGHIYVRIGLFAMKHIPPMTELTYDYGISCVEKTGEDEVIYKGKKICLCGSVKCRGSFG, from the coding sequence ATGGTCTCAACACCTCCAACCCTATTAATGCTatttgatgatggagatgCTGGTCCTAGTACTGGTTTAGTCCACCGAGAAAAATCTGATGCTGTTAATGAAGAAGCCCACGCAACATCAGTACCTCCTCATGCACCGCCACAAACCCTTTGGCTATTAGATAACTTCAACATTGAGGACTCTTATGACCGAGATGCTGGTCCTAGTACTGGTCCAGTCCACAGAGAAAGATCAGATGCTGTTAATGAAGAAGCCCACGCAACATCAATACCTCCTCATGCACCGCCACAAACCCTTTGGCTATTAGATAACTTCAACATTGAGGACTCTTATGACCGAGATGCCGGTCCTAGTACTAGTCCAATAGACCGAGAAGCATCTCATGAAGTCAATGAAGACGCCCACGCAACATCAGCACCTCCTCATGTAATGGTCTCACCACTACAAAACAGAAGACCATTTGATCAATTCAACAACCAACCTTATGATGCGAGTGCTGGTCCTAGTACTGGTCCAGGAAAGCGAGGACGTGGCCGACCAAAGGGTTCGAAAAATGGGTCGAGAAAGCCAAAAAAGCCAAAAGCATATGACAACAACTCTACTGATGCGAGTGCTGGTCCTAGTTCTGGTCTAGGAAAACGAAGATGTGGCCGACCAAAGGGTTTAAAAAACAGGTCGAGAAAGCCAAAGAAGCCAAAAGCAGATGATCCTAATAGCAAAATGGTTATCTCTTGTCCGGATTTTGATTCAAGGATAACCgaagcagagagagaaagcGGAAACCAGGAGATAGTTGATTCGATTTTGATGCGGTTTGACGCGGTTAGACGGCGGTTATGCCAACTAAACTACCGGAAAGACAAGATCCTTACAGCGTCAACTAATTGCATGAATTTGGGGGTCCGGACAAACATGACGAGGAGAATTGGACCCATTCCCGGAGTACAAGTAGGTGATATATTCTATTACTGGTGTGAAATGTGTTTAGTCGGGCTTCACAGAAACACGGCTGGAGGCATTGATAGTCTATTGGCTAAAGAGAGTGGAGTGGATGGTCCTGCTGCTACGAGTGTGGTAACATCAGGAAAGTACGACAATGAAACCGAGGATCTTGAAACGTTGATCTATAGCGGACATGGTGGTAAACCATGTGATCAAGTTTTACAAAGAGGAAACCGTGCACTAGAAGCAAGTGTAAGAAGAAGGAATGAAGTAAGAGTCATAAGAGGGGAGCTCTATAATAATGAGAAGGTATATATCTATGATGGACTTTATCTGGTCTCTGATTGCTGGCAAGTGACAGGAAAATCCGGTTTCAAGGAGTATAGGTTCAAACTGCTGAGGAAACCAGGCCAACCTCCTGGTTATGCAATCTGGAAATTAGTTGAAAATTTGAGGAATCATGAATTGATTGATCCAAGACAAGGTTTTATACTTGGAGATCTTTCTTTTGGAGAAGAGGGTTTACGAGTTCCGCTCGTTAATGAAgtcgatgaagaagacaaaacgATTCCTGACGATTTTGACTACATTAGATCTCAGTGTTACTCAGGTATGACGAATGATGTTAATGTTGATAGTCAATCACTTGTTCAGTCATACATTCATCAAAACTGCACATGCATTCTAAAAAACTGTGGTCAGTTACCATACCATGACAACATTTTGGTTTGTCGTAAACCATTGATTTACGAGTGTGGTGGATCTTGTCCAACCCGAATGGTTGAAACCGGTTTGAAGCTCCACTTGGAAGTGTTTAAGACATCAAACTGTGGTTGGGGTTTACGTTCTTGGGATCCAATCCGAGCTGGAACTTTTATCTGCGAGTTTACTGGTGTGAGCAAGAcgaaagaagaagtagaagaagatgacgactACTTGTTCGATACATCTCGGATTTATCATAGCTTCAGATGGAACTATGAACCGGAGCTTTTGTGTGAAGATGCTTGCGAACAAGTCTCTGAAGATGCTAATCTTCCAACGCAAGTCTTGATAAGCGCCAAGGAGAAAGGAAATGTTGGTCGGTTCATGAACCACAACTGTTGGCCTAATGTTTTCTGGCAGCCTATAGAGTATGATGATAACAACGGTCACATATATGTTCGCATTGGACTTTTTGCGATGAAGCACATTCCTCCAATGACAGAGTTAACATATGACTATGGAATTTCTTGTGTGGAGAAGACTGGAGAAGACGAAGTAATTTATAAAGGAAAGAAGATTTGTCTCTGTGGTTCAGTCAAATGTCGTGGCTCTTTTGGCTGA